The Microbulbifer sp. YPW1 genome contains a region encoding:
- a CDS encoding TonB-dependent receptor, which produces MRHSSRSKVLTQSNLAIAISLAAISSGQSALAEDGKAESENKPVFEEVVVTGSRREENVMDIPINISAVGGEKIEDLRLDSISKIAYYTPGLTVVDRGPRDEVPDMMVRGLNTGGLGPGFSSSTVAMYLGDIPLQVDLKPVDLERVEVLIGPQGTLYGQGTMGGAIRYIPAKADPSGFSAKFRGSASSNSESSGLGQEYGATLNFAITDTLAIRVNADSVQDPGFIDYNYVVRESGISDPEPDFNNPEEVAANLRRAKDANGEDTTSARINVRWLANDWLEANLWHYYQDTKAEGRQLAHQLSFGTGPYESGMRYEEPNHYTNKLTSLELIGDLGFAQATMVYGQSEYEELGQRDQTDLLLDLDYGYDSFPSFSAYTREEVKDQSDTFELRMSSQHEGPFKWVAGYFQNKYVSDAISEEFTPYFDQFVVDNWDGVQLRPDSLEYIQLTDIDEKESAFYGELTYNITDTLAVTGGYRRYKFETDITGGFGLPLFETVFLGEPQDAINVDLGRNQGEDDGDLLKFNVAWDAVDNGMVYFTYSQGYRNGGVNSVPQCTAEQIASDNQQLCALPDEVLINPDQIDNYEIGYKGLVGDRLSVSTALYYIDWTDLQVATTTANGSLPITGNGSAAVSQGFELQGSWLITDNLDLALTYAYTDAELTEDAPGLVGPFDVYAGARLPGHAQHQGSLNLNYTTTVMGGYDLDLNYGLVFASDVYNMVGGPEDPLYIVEEDGSITAGDRGGEAIPGYAVHHLSATLAMNNWTVQAFADNLWDKYYITGTRTSRRNLEDENNGPGIGWGNGFTQRSYGQYVGTPRTIGARFTYSF; this is translated from the coding sequence ATGCGTCACAGCAGCCGATCCAAAGTCCTGACCCAGTCCAATCTCGCCATCGCCATCTCCCTCGCCGCAATATCCTCGGGGCAGTCCGCCCTGGCCGAGGACGGCAAGGCCGAGAGCGAAAACAAACCGGTTTTTGAAGAGGTGGTCGTCACCGGTTCGCGGCGCGAAGAAAACGTGATGGATATCCCCATTAACATCTCGGCCGTGGGCGGTGAAAAAATCGAGGACCTGCGCCTCGACAGTATTTCCAAGATTGCCTACTACACCCCCGGCCTGACCGTGGTGGACCGGGGCCCTCGGGATGAAGTACCGGATATGATGGTGCGCGGCCTGAACACCGGTGGCCTGGGCCCGGGCTTCAGCAGCAGTACGGTTGCCATGTACCTGGGCGATATCCCCCTGCAGGTGGACCTCAAGCCGGTCGACCTCGAGCGCGTGGAAGTACTCATTGGCCCCCAGGGTACCCTTTACGGCCAGGGCACCATGGGCGGTGCCATCCGCTATATCCCGGCGAAGGCAGATCCCTCCGGGTTCAGTGCCAAATTCCGCGGTAGCGCCAGCAGTAACAGCGAAAGCTCCGGCCTCGGTCAGGAATACGGCGCCACCCTGAACTTCGCCATCACCGATACCCTCGCCATTCGGGTGAATGCGGACAGTGTCCAGGATCCGGGCTTCATCGACTACAACTACGTGGTGCGCGAATCCGGCATCTCCGACCCGGAACCAGATTTCAATAATCCCGAGGAAGTCGCCGCAAACCTGCGCCGCGCCAAAGATGCCAATGGCGAAGACACCACCTCTGCGCGAATCAATGTGCGCTGGCTCGCCAACGACTGGCTGGAAGCCAACCTGTGGCACTACTACCAGGACACCAAGGCCGAAGGCCGTCAGTTGGCCCACCAGCTCTCCTTCGGTACCGGGCCTTACGAGTCGGGTATGCGCTACGAGGAACCCAACCACTACACCAACAAGCTCACCAGCCTGGAGTTGATCGGCGATCTGGGCTTTGCCCAGGCCACCATGGTGTATGGCCAGTCCGAGTACGAAGAGCTGGGCCAGCGCGACCAGACCGACCTGCTGCTGGACCTGGATTACGGCTACGATTCTTTCCCCTCCTTCTCCGCCTATACCCGGGAGGAAGTAAAGGATCAATCCGATACCTTTGAACTGCGCATGTCTTCCCAGCACGAAGGCCCGTTCAAGTGGGTAGCGGGATACTTCCAGAACAAGTACGTTTCCGACGCCATCAGTGAGGAATTCACCCCCTACTTTGACCAGTTTGTTGTGGACAACTGGGACGGTGTGCAATTGCGTCCAGACAGCCTGGAATATATCCAGCTCACCGATATCGACGAGAAGGAGTCGGCCTTCTACGGCGAGCTGACCTACAACATCACCGATACCCTGGCGGTAACCGGCGGCTACCGGCGCTACAAGTTTGAAACCGACATTACCGGTGGTTTCGGGCTGCCATTATTTGAAACGGTATTCCTTGGCGAACCGCAGGACGCCATTAACGTGGATCTCGGTCGCAACCAGGGTGAAGATGACGGTGACCTGCTCAAGTTCAACGTGGCGTGGGATGCAGTTGATAACGGCATGGTCTATTTCACCTACTCACAGGGTTACCGCAACGGCGGCGTGAACTCGGTTCCTCAATGTACCGCCGAGCAAATTGCCAGTGACAACCAGCAGCTATGCGCACTCCCCGACGAAGTGTTGATCAACCCGGATCAGATCGATAACTACGAAATCGGCTACAAGGGCCTGGTTGGCGATCGCTTGTCGGTGAGCACCGCGCTCTACTATATCGACTGGACCGACCTGCAGGTTGCGACCACTACCGCTAACGGCTCACTGCCGATCACCGGTAACGGCAGTGCCGCGGTGAGCCAGGGCTTCGAACTTCAGGGTAGCTGGTTGATTACCGACAATCTGGATCTGGCCCTCACCTACGCCTATACCGATGCGGAACTGACCGAAGACGCACCCGGGCTGGTCGGCCCCTTCGACGTCTATGCGGGAGCGCGCCTGCCCGGCCATGCGCAACACCAGGGATCGCTTAATCTGAATTACACGACTACGGTGATGGGCGGCTACGATCTCGACCTGAATTACGGCCTGGTATTCGCCAGTGATGTCTACAACATGGTGGGCGGACCGGAAGATCCGCTTTATATCGTCGAAGAGGATGGCAGCATCACCGCAGGTGACCGCGGTGGCGAAGCCATCCCGGGATACGCCGTACATCACCTGTCCGCCACGCTGGCCATGAACAACTGGACGGTACAGGCCTTTGCCGACAACCTGTGGGACAAGTACTACATCACCGGTACCCGCACCAGCCGCCGCAACCTGGAGGATGAAAACAACGGTCCGGGCATCGGGTGGGGCAACGGCTTTACCCAGCGCTCTTACGGCCAGTACGTGGGTACCCCGCGCACGATCGGTGCCAGATTCACCTACAGCTTCTGA
- the crp gene encoding cAMP-activated global transcriptional regulator CRP produces the protein MTVATEETLSTGNIEDFLAHCHRRRYPAKSTIIYAGDRCESLYFIMRGSVTVLIEDDEGREMIVAYLNDGDFFGEMGLFDQDTRSAWVRTKTECEVAEISYTKFQELTRQHPEFLFNLATQMAVRLRNTTRKVGDLAFLDVTGRVARTLLDLCNEPDAMTHPEGMQIKITRQEIGRIVGCSREMVGRVLKTLEEQGLVSVKGKTMVVYGTR, from the coding sequence GTGACGGTCGCTACCGAAGAAACCCTTTCTACTGGCAACATCGAAGACTTCCTCGCCCATTGCCACCGCCGCCGCTACCCGGCAAAGAGCACCATCATCTATGCCGGCGACCGCTGCGAGTCCCTGTACTTCATCATGCGCGGCTCGGTAACCGTGCTAATCGAGGATGACGAAGGGCGTGAAATGATCGTCGCCTATCTTAACGACGGCGACTTCTTCGGTGAGATGGGCCTGTTTGACCAGGACACCCGCAGTGCCTGGGTGCGCACCAAGACCGAGTGTGAGGTAGCGGAGATCTCCTACACCAAATTCCAGGAACTGACCCGTCAGCATCCGGAATTCCTGTTCAACCTGGCCACCCAGATGGCCGTGCGCTTGCGCAACACCACCCGTAAAGTCGGTGACCTGGCGTTCCTGGACGTCACCGGCCGCGTTGCCCGCACCCTGCTCGACCTGTGCAACGAGCCGGATGCCATGACCCACCCGGAAGGCATGCAGATCAAGATCACCCGCCAGGAAATCGGCCGTATTGTTGGCTGCTCCCGCGAGATGGTTGGCCGGGTACTGAAGACCCTGGAAGAGCAGGGACTGGTATCCGTCAAAGGCAAAACCATGGTTGTTTACGGCACCCGCTAG
- a CDS encoding OsmC family protein has translation MQGQVTWVNGVTFVGESGSGNSVVMEGGQKNNGIRPMEMILLGVGGCASYDVVGILQKTRQDVVSCHVELKGHRPDAVPAPFEKIEMEFVVRGRDIKEKHVAKAVELSAEKYCSASIMLGKAGVEIVHTYRIEEA, from the coding sequence ATGCAGGGTCAGGTGACCTGGGTCAATGGGGTCACGTTTGTGGGCGAATCCGGCAGTGGTAACTCGGTAGTGATGGAGGGAGGCCAGAAGAACAATGGCATCCGTCCGATGGAGATGATCCTGCTGGGTGTGGGTGGCTGCGCCTCTTACGATGTGGTGGGTATTCTGCAGAAGACCCGTCAGGACGTGGTGAGCTGCCATGTAGAACTCAAGGGTCACCGCCCGGATGCGGTGCCAGCACCTTTCGAGAAGATCGAGATGGAATTCGTGGTGCGCGGGCGGGACATCAAAGAGAAGCACGTGGCCAAGGCGGTGGAACTGTCGGCTGAGAAGTACTGTTCGGCTTCTATTATGCTCGGCAAGGCTGGTGTAGAAATCGTGCATACCTACCGGATTGAAGAAGCCTGA
- the coq7 gene encoding 2-polyprenyl-3-methyl-6-methoxy-1,4-benzoquinone monooxygenase: protein MSSQRQLSGLDRLLLQADRALRTLSPGSPCHERPSPAKSADEANLSDAERRHAAGLMRVNHSGEVCAQALYQGQALTAKLPQVRAEMEHAADEEIDHLAWCEQRLQELDSRPSLLNPLWYGLSFGIGATAGKISDKVSLGFVAATEEQVCKHLESHLQKLPAQDDKSRAVVEQMLVDEAKHQHAALDAGGARFPRPVKGLMTLVSKAMTSVSYRL from the coding sequence ATGAGCAGTCAACGCCAGTTATCCGGTCTGGACCGCCTGCTGCTGCAGGCGGACCGCGCCCTGCGTACCCTGAGCCCGGGCTCACCCTGTCACGAGCGCCCGTCTCCCGCCAAGTCGGCAGACGAGGCGAACCTGTCGGACGCAGAGCGCCGCCACGCGGCGGGGCTGATGCGCGTGAATCACAGTGGTGAAGTCTGCGCCCAGGCGCTGTATCAGGGGCAGGCCCTGACCGCCAAGCTGCCGCAGGTACGTGCAGAGATGGAGCATGCGGCGGATGAGGAGATTGATCATCTGGCCTGGTGCGAACAGCGTCTGCAGGAACTGGACAGCCGTCCCAGCCTGCTGAACCCGCTGTGGTACGGACTCTCGTTCGGCATCGGTGCCACTGCGGGCAAGATCTCCGACAAGGTCAGCCTGGGCTTTGTCGCGGCCACGGAAGAACAGGTGTGCAAGCACCTGGAGAGCCACTTGCAGAAACTGCCCGCTCAGGACGACAAGAGCCGTGCGGTGGTGGAGCAGATGCTGGTAGATGAAGCGAAACATCAACACGCGGCACTGGATGCCGGCGGTGCGCGCTTCCCGCGCCCGGTTAAGGGGCTGATGACGCTGGTATCGAAAGCGATGACTTCGGTGAGCTACCGGCTGTAA
- the purD gene encoding phosphoribosylamine--glycine ligase — MNILVIGSGGREHALAWKAAQNPAVDTVFVAPGNAGTAREPKLQNVNIGVDNFSALSDLVEEKGIDLTIVGPEAPLVDGIVDYFNSRGHNIFGPEKAAAQLEGSKAFTKDFLERHAIPTADYRNFTEVEPAIAYLREKGAPIVVKADGLAAGKGVIVAETVEQAELAVRDMLSGNAFGEAGCRVVIEEFLTGEEASFIVMVDGENILPMATSQDHKRVGDGDTGPNTGGMGAYSPAPVVTPDVYERVMKEVIEPTVKGLASEGMPYTGFLYAGLMINEEGAPKVIEYNCRFGDPETQPIMMRLKSDLVELCMAAVEKRLDQVEVEWDSRPSLGVVLAAHGYPGSYRKGDPISGLDKADSENAKIFHAGTALDGERVVTSGGRVLCATALGDTVAEAKENAYECARKIHWDGVFFRKDIGYRAVEREQSEEA; from the coding sequence ATGAATATCCTGGTAATCGGCTCTGGTGGCCGTGAACACGCACTGGCCTGGAAGGCCGCCCAAAACCCCGCCGTAGACACCGTCTTCGTCGCCCCCGGTAACGCCGGCACCGCCCGCGAGCCGAAGCTCCAGAACGTCAACATCGGCGTCGACAACTTCTCCGCCCTCTCCGACCTCGTCGAAGAAAAAGGTATCGACCTCACCATCGTCGGCCCGGAAGCCCCGCTGGTTGACGGCATCGTCGACTACTTCAACAGCCGCGGCCACAACATCTTCGGCCCGGAAAAAGCTGCCGCCCAGCTCGAAGGCTCCAAAGCCTTCACCAAAGACTTCCTCGAGCGTCACGCCATCCCCACCGCCGACTACCGGAACTTCACCGAAGTTGAGCCGGCGATCGCCTACCTGCGCGAAAAAGGCGCCCCCATCGTGGTCAAGGCCGATGGCCTCGCCGCTGGTAAAGGCGTCATCGTCGCCGAAACCGTAGAGCAGGCAGAACTGGCCGTGCGCGACATGCTCAGCGGCAACGCCTTCGGCGAAGCCGGCTGCCGCGTGGTCATCGAAGAATTCCTCACCGGCGAAGAAGCCAGCTTCATCGTCATGGTGGACGGCGAAAACATCCTGCCCATGGCTACCAGCCAGGACCACAAGCGCGTCGGCGATGGCGACACCGGCCCCAACACCGGCGGCATGGGTGCCTATTCCCCGGCACCGGTGGTGACCCCGGACGTGTACGAGCGGGTGATGAAAGAAGTCATCGAGCCCACCGTCAAAGGCCTCGCCTCCGAGGGCATGCCCTACACCGGCTTCCTCTACGCCGGCCTGATGATCAATGAAGAAGGTGCGCCCAAGGTCATCGAGTACAACTGCCGTTTCGGCGACCCCGAAACCCAGCCCATCATGATGCGCCTCAAGTCCGACCTGGTGGAGCTGTGCATGGCCGCGGTCGAGAAACGCCTCGACCAGGTCGAAGTGGAGTGGGACTCGCGCCCGTCGCTGGGTGTGGTGCTCGCCGCACACGGCTACCCGGGCAGCTACCGCAAGGGCGATCCCATCTCCGGCCTCGACAAGGCCGACAGTGAAAACGCCAAGATCTTCCACGCCGGCACCGCGCTGGACGGCGAGCGCGTCGTCACCAGCGGCGGCCGCGTACTCTGTGCCACCGCACTGGGTGACACGGTGGCGGAAGCCAAGGAAAATGCCTACGAATGCGCCCGCAAGATCCACTGGGACGGTGTCTTCTTCCGCAAGGATATCGGTTACCGCGCGGTGGAGCGGGAGCAGTCTGAAGAGGCCTGA
- the purH gene encoding bifunctional phosphoribosylaminoimidazolecarboxamide formyltransferase/IMP cyclohydrolase, producing MTDKVAVRRALISVSDKTGIVEFARELSSMGVEILSTGGTFRQLGEAGIPVVEVSDYTGFPEMMDGRVKTLHPKVHGGILGRRGTDDAVMDEHGIKPIDMVVVNLYPFKATVADPNCDLPTAIENIDIGGPTMVRSAAKNHKDVAIVVNTHSYDTVIEEMKANEGQLGYATRYDLMVQAFEHTAQYDGMIANHFGARNTNNEARAFPNTFNVQFEKAQDMRYGENPHQQAAFYVEADAEEASVSTARQLQGKELSFNNVADTDAALETVKLFDEPACVIVKHANPCGVAVAADIKTAYELAFATDPESAFGGIIAFNRELDAETAQLIVDKQFSEVIIAPKVSAAAAEAVSAKKNVRLLECGEWSAERPAAFDYKRVTGGLLVQEKDNGMVAKEDLKVVTKAQPSDEQLDELLFAWKVAKMVKSNAIIYAKDGRTIGVGAGQMSRVNSARIAAIKAEHAGLEVKGAVMASDAFFPFRDGIDNAAKVGISAVIQPGGSMRDDEVIAAADEHGMAMVFTGMRHFRH from the coding sequence ATGACTGACAAGGTGGCCGTTCGCCGCGCGCTGATCAGCGTTTCCGACAAGACCGGCATTGTGGAATTTGCCCGCGAACTCTCCTCCATGGGCGTGGAGATCCTTTCCACCGGCGGTACCTTCCGCCAGCTCGGCGAAGCCGGCATCCCGGTAGTCGAAGTTTCCGACTACACCGGTTTCCCGGAAATGATGGACGGACGGGTAAAAACCCTGCACCCGAAAGTGCACGGCGGTATCCTCGGTCGCCGCGGCACCGACGACGCGGTTATGGATGAGCACGGCATCAAGCCCATCGACATGGTTGTGGTCAACCTTTACCCGTTCAAGGCCACCGTTGCCGACCCTAACTGCGACCTGCCGACCGCCATCGAAAACATCGACATCGGCGGCCCCACCATGGTCCGCTCTGCGGCCAAGAATCACAAAGACGTCGCCATCGTGGTCAACACCCACAGCTACGACACCGTGATCGAGGAAATGAAAGCCAACGAAGGTCAGCTGGGTTACGCAACCCGTTACGACCTGATGGTGCAGGCGTTCGAACACACTGCCCAGTACGACGGCATGATCGCCAACCACTTCGGCGCACGTAACACCAACAACGAAGCCCGCGCGTTCCCGAACACCTTCAACGTGCAGTTCGAAAAAGCCCAGGACATGCGCTACGGCGAGAACCCCCACCAGCAGGCGGCGTTCTACGTTGAAGCCGACGCCGAAGAGGCCTCCGTCTCCACCGCGCGCCAGCTGCAGGGCAAGGAGCTGTCCTTCAACAATGTTGCCGACACCGACGCCGCACTGGAAACCGTCAAACTGTTCGACGAGCCGGCCTGCGTCATCGTCAAGCACGCCAACCCCTGTGGCGTCGCCGTTGCTGCAGACATCAAGACCGCTTACGAACTGGCCTTCGCCACCGACCCGGAATCCGCGTTCGGCGGCATCATCGCCTTCAACCGCGAGCTGGATGCCGAAACCGCCCAGCTGATCGTCGACAAGCAGTTCTCCGAAGTCATCATCGCGCCCAAGGTCTCCGCCGCCGCGGCAGAAGCCGTATCCGCGAAGAAGAACGTACGCCTGCTGGAGTGCGGTGAATGGAGCGCAGAGCGCCCCGCCGCGTTCGACTACAAGCGCGTCACCGGCGGCCTGCTGGTGCAGGAAAAAGACAACGGCATGGTTGCCAAGGAAGACCTCAAAGTGGTCACCAAGGCTCAGCCATCCGACGAGCAGCTGGACGAACTGCTGTTCGCGTGGAAAGTCGCCAAAATGGTCAAATCCAACGCCATCATCTACGCCAAAGACGGCCGCACCATCGGTGTTGGCGCCGGCCAGATGAGCCGCGTCAACTCCGCCCGCATCGCCGCCATCAAGGCCGAGCACGCCGGCCTAGAAGTGAAAGGCGCAGTGATGGCCTCTGATGCTTTCTTCCCCTTCCGCGACGGCATCGACAACGCCGCCAAGGTAGGCATCAGCGCCGTGATCCAGCCCGGCGGCTCCATGCGCGACGACGAAGTCATCGCTGCTGCGGACGAGCACGGCATGGCCATGGTGTTTACCGGCATGCGTCACTTCCGTCACTAA
- the fis gene encoding DNA-binding transcriptional regulator Fis, protein MNNEALIPDASDVASTGGQTQLQQPQQQSLRDAVEQAMENYFRHLDGQMVTDVYDMVLSEIEAPMLEVVMKHTRHNQTRAAQLLGLNRGTLRKKLKRYGLL, encoded by the coding sequence ATGAATAACGAAGCACTGATTCCGGATGCCAGTGATGTGGCATCCACCGGGGGCCAGACTCAACTTCAACAACCGCAGCAGCAGTCGCTGCGCGACGCGGTTGAACAGGCGATGGAAAACTACTTCCGTCACCTGGACGGTCAGATGGTGACCGATGTGTACGATATGGTGCTGTCCGAGATCGAAGCGCCGATGCTGGAAGTGGTAATGAAGCACACCCGCCACAACCAGACCCGCGCTGCACAGCTGCTGGGCCTCAACCGGGGTACCCTGCGCAAGAAGCTCAAGCGCTACGGCCTGCTGTAA
- the dusB gene encoding tRNA dihydrouridine synthase DusB: MPTELPSSFAIGPYQIGAPVILAPMAGVTDRPFRKLCRELGAGLVVSEMVTSDTSLWNSRKSRMRLDHSGEAGPISVQIAGGDPEMMADAARANVERGAQIIDINMGCPAKKVCKKAAGSALLRDEKLVADILEAVVSSVSVPVTLKIRTGWCPDSRNGVTVAKMAEDLGITALAVHGRTRACGYHGQAEFDTIAEIASAVKIPVFANGDITGAEKARKVLDYTGAAAVMIGRAAQGRPWIFREIAHYLATGERLPEPSLDEVRNILITHLSELHRFYGEVMGVRIARKHVGWYVKTLADSENFRKTFNQLDCAEAQHASVREWFERRITRGAKAA, translated from the coding sequence TTGCCCACGGAATTGCCAAGCAGCTTTGCCATAGGCCCCTACCAAATCGGGGCGCCAGTGATCCTGGCACCGATGGCCGGCGTTACCGATCGCCCTTTCCGCAAACTGTGCCGCGAGCTCGGCGCGGGGCTTGTGGTTTCTGAAATGGTGACCTCGGACACCAGCCTGTGGAACAGCCGAAAATCCAGAATGCGGCTTGATCACAGCGGTGAAGCCGGACCCATTTCGGTGCAGATCGCTGGTGGCGACCCGGAGATGATGGCCGATGCCGCGCGCGCGAATGTCGAGCGCGGCGCGCAAATCATCGACATCAATATGGGCTGTCCGGCAAAAAAGGTGTGCAAGAAAGCGGCGGGCTCTGCCCTGCTGCGCGACGAAAAACTGGTCGCCGATATTCTGGAAGCGGTGGTTTCATCCGTCTCAGTACCAGTAACGCTGAAAATTCGTACTGGCTGGTGTCCGGATTCCCGTAACGGTGTGACGGTGGCCAAAATGGCCGAGGATCTCGGTATTACTGCCTTGGCAGTTCACGGACGCACCCGCGCCTGTGGCTACCATGGTCAGGCCGAATTCGATACCATTGCCGAGATTGCGTCTGCAGTGAAGATTCCTGTCTTTGCCAACGGCGACATTACCGGCGCGGAGAAGGCCCGCAAGGTGTTGGACTACACCGGCGCTGCTGCTGTCATGATTGGCCGTGCGGCTCAGGGACGTCCATGGATTTTTCGGGAAATCGCCCACTACCTGGCAACAGGGGAGCGGTTACCGGAGCCCTCACTGGATGAAGTCAGGAACATATTGATCACTCACCTGAGTGAATTGCACCGTTTCTACGGTGAGGTTATGGGGGTACGTATCGCCCGTAAACATGTGGGTTGGTACGTGAAAACGCTCGCTGACAGCGAGAACTTTCGCAAGACCTTTAACCAATTGGATTGCGCAGAAGCACAACATGCCAGCGTTCGTGAGTGGTTTGAACGCCGAATAACTAGAGGGGCAAAAGCGGCATGA
- a CDS encoding DUF3426 domain-containing protein, with amino-acid sequence MSQLVTRCPHCSTSFHVSEQQLRAARGAVRCGSCLQVFRADENIVFNEGDPTPAATKKAIDELLEDDDFLIHDDIELDSDDPSEEDALPKAKAKAAKPEPSPREKSADARENPLIDDAFGEQQWQDLDADEEERQQDLDLDRELNLEVDHLSPASDDPWAEEIAREESSGIGGAAPTMRNSEGNEPPFSEDLFSDDPLLDRDEEEFPLAAEPPEEFSPRESATPDLPPRKLSTGNDHADDHIDPSQRDQAPLLPRDQLISAIGPAPIEVNWQPKRHHLIPNWVWGLGVAVMLLALAAQTAYFRFDTLSKREPWRALYAQACPILGCKLPAQVDIDAIHTSNLVVRSHPQIPGALAVEAVLLNRAPFDQPFPTLQLRFTDLKNAPVASRHFSPQEYLKGELSGRRLMPAGNPVHIALDIVDPGPEAVNYELRIATQ; translated from the coding sequence ATGTCGCAACTGGTCACCCGCTGCCCCCACTGCAGCACCTCCTTTCACGTCAGCGAGCAGCAATTGCGCGCCGCTCGCGGTGCTGTGCGCTGCGGCTCGTGCCTGCAGGTCTTCCGCGCCGATGAGAACATCGTCTTTAACGAGGGCGACCCTACCCCGGCCGCAACCAAAAAGGCCATCGACGAGCTGCTCGAAGATGACGACTTCCTGATCCACGACGACATTGAACTCGACAGCGACGACCCTTCAGAAGAAGACGCGCTGCCCAAGGCAAAGGCCAAGGCCGCCAAACCTGAACCCAGCCCCCGGGAAAAAAGCGCAGACGCCCGCGAAAACCCGCTGATCGACGACGCCTTCGGCGAACAGCAGTGGCAGGACCTGGATGCCGACGAAGAAGAACGGCAGCAGGATCTCGACCTGGACCGCGAGCTCAACCTCGAAGTCGACCACCTCAGCCCCGCCAGCGACGATCCCTGGGCCGAGGAGATCGCGCGCGAAGAATCCAGCGGGATTGGTGGCGCAGCGCCCACCATGCGCAACAGTGAAGGCAACGAACCGCCGTTCAGTGAAGACCTGTTCAGCGACGATCCACTGCTGGATCGCGACGAAGAAGAATTTCCGCTGGCCGCAGAGCCACCCGAGGAATTCTCCCCCCGCGAATCAGCGACCCCGGACCTGCCACCGCGCAAGTTATCCACAGGCAACGACCACGCGGACGACCATATCGACCCGAGCCAGCGCGACCAGGCACCGCTGCTGCCGCGGGATCAACTGATATCCGCCATCGGCCCCGCGCCCATCGAAGTCAACTGGCAGCCCAAACGCCACCACCTGATCCCCAACTGGGTGTGGGGCCTCGGCGTCGCGGTAATGCTGCTGGCACTGGCCGCTCAGACCGCTTATTTCCGCTTCGATACACTGAGCAAGCGGGAGCCCTGGCGGGCTCTCTATGCACAGGCCTGTCCGATACTGGGGTGTAAACTCCCGGCCCAGGTTGATATTGATGCTATACACACCTCCAATCTGGTGGTGCGCAGCCATCCGCAGATACCCGGCGCCCTCGCCGTGGAAGCCGTGCTGCTCAATCGCGCGCCCTTCGATCAGCCGTTCCCGACCCTGCAGCTGCGCTTCACCGACCTCAAGAATGCCCCGGTGGCCAGCCGTCACTTCTCCCCGCAGGAATACCTGAAGGGCGAGCTGTCGGGACGCCGCTTGATGCCCGCCGGCAACCCGGTACATATCGCCCTCGATATCGTCGATCCGGGCCCCGAGGCGGTGAACTACGAGCTTAGGATCGCCACACAGTAG
- the prmA gene encoding 50S ribosomal protein L11 methyltransferase, translating to MPWLQLKVNTNREQAEKIEDALLFAGAVSVTLQDNADQPILEPGLGETPLWDETLVTGLFDAEIDTSVTEAKAAAHLCELLPNARWEQLEDKDWEREWMSHYKPIQCGDNLWICPSWCEPPAPEAVNIMLDPGLAFGTGTHPTTFLCLQWLANEPFSGKSAVDFGCGSGILGIAALLLGADTAMGTDIDPQALLASRDNAVRNGIDPDRFPVFLPEKAPAPADSSADIMLANILAGPLVELAPQLVERTKVGGRICLSGILNSQAEKVKAAYRQWIDFDADGEKEEWVRLSGTRVR from the coding sequence ATGCCCTGGCTCCAACTCAAAGTGAATACCAACCGCGAACAGGCGGAAAAAATCGAAGACGCCCTGCTGTTTGCCGGCGCCGTCTCTGTCACCCTGCAAGACAATGCCGATCAACCGATCCTCGAACCGGGCCTCGGCGAAACACCGCTGTGGGACGAAACCCTCGTCACCGGCCTGTTCGATGCGGAGATCGACACCAGCGTCACCGAAGCCAAAGCCGCCGCCCACCTGTGTGAACTGCTCCCCAACGCCCGCTGGGAACAGCTCGAAGACAAAGACTGGGAACGGGAGTGGATGAGCCACTACAAGCCCATCCAGTGTGGCGACAACCTGTGGATCTGCCCCAGCTGGTGCGAACCGCCCGCACCGGAAGCCGTCAACATCATGCTCGACCCCGGGCTCGCCTTCGGCACCGGCACGCATCCCACCACCTTCCTGTGCCTGCAGTGGCTCGCCAATGAACCCTTCAGCGGCAAAAGCGCCGTGGACTTCGGCTGTGGCTCCGGCATTCTCGGTATCGCCGCCCTGCTCCTGGGTGCCGACACCGCCATGGGTACCGATATTGATCCTCAGGCCCTGCTCGCCAGTCGTGATAACGCCGTCCGCAACGGCATAGACCCGGATCGTTTCCCGGTTTTCCTGCCGGAAAAAGCACCGGCACCCGCAGACAGCAGCGCGGATATCATGCTCGCCAATATCCTTGCCGGCCCACTGGTGGAGCTGGCACCGCAACTGGTCGAACGCACCAAGGTCGGCGGTCGCATCTGCCTGTCCGGCATTCTCAATAGCCAGGCAGAGAAGGTGAAGGCCGCCTACCGCCAGTGGATTGATTTCGATGCGGATGGCGAAAAAGAAGAATGGGTACGCCTGAGTGGAACAAGGGTGAGGTAA